In one window of uncultured Acetobacteroides sp. DNA:
- a CDS encoding ferritin translates to MISSKMLDALNDQINAELWSAFLYLSMSADFENKGFEGFAHWFRVQYKEETEHALKFLDYINDRSGTVRLHAIKEVPQTWATPLDAFEEALAHELKVTSLIHNLMDIAVLEKDYATQNLLRWYVDEQVEEEKNAQAIIDKLKRVGDGGGLVYIDKELKKR, encoded by the coding sequence ATGATAAGCAGCAAAATGTTAGATGCGTTGAACGACCAAATCAATGCCGAACTTTGGTCGGCATTCCTTTACCTTTCCATGTCGGCCGATTTCGAGAATAAGGGGTTTGAGGGGTTTGCCCACTGGTTTAGGGTGCAGTACAAGGAGGAGACGGAGCACGCGCTGAAGTTCCTCGACTACATTAACGACAGGTCGGGGACGGTTAGGCTTCACGCCATTAAGGAGGTTCCGCAAACGTGGGCAACTCCGCTTGACGCATTCGAAGAGGCACTAGCGCACGAGCTAAAGGTGACCAGCCTTATCCACAACCTAATGGACATTGCCGTTCTGGAGAAGGACTACGCAACCCAAAACCTTCTAAGGTGGTACGTTGACGAGCAGGTTGAGGAGGAGAAGAACGCTCAAGCCATTATCGACAAGCTGAAGCGGGTTGGCGACGGCGGTGGGCTGGTGTACATCGACAAGGAGCTGAAAAAGCGCTAG
- a CDS encoding exonuclease SbcCD subunit D, whose amino-acid sequence MRILHTSDWHLGKRLDDFSRLDEQREVLDEIVEIANEQDVDAVLIAGDLFDTYNPPTEAVDLFYRCLKRLTNNGTRPVIAIAGNHDSPDRIESPDPLARECGIVFIGYPNTVIPLFELESGFKVLQSAEGFVELQLPRCNEPLRILHTAYANEFRMKTYLGTENNEQQLRDMLATRWENQVAGYCDSLGCNILVSHLFFIKEGADLPEEPEDEKPILHVGGAQAIFTGNVPEGVHYVALGHLHRKQIVDSAPCPIVYSGSPLSYSFAEANQGKYVMIADMEVGRNVAVKEIALAKGKRLLRYRADGVEKAIEWLRDNPDALVELTLVSDTYITAQERKQLIEVHPNIISIIPDIKSKELIASDRSTADLSKNTEELFRDYFMKEKGQEPSDSLMSLFKEMLAEEEA is encoded by the coding sequence ATGCGTATACTCCATACATCCGACTGGCATTTGGGAAAGCGCCTCGACGACTTCTCTCGCTTGGACGAGCAGCGTGAGGTGCTTGACGAGATTGTAGAAATAGCCAACGAGCAAGACGTTGATGCCGTGCTCATAGCAGGCGACCTGTTTGATACCTACAATCCCCCTACCGAAGCGGTTGATCTCTTCTACCGATGCTTAAAGAGGCTAACCAATAACGGTACCCGCCCTGTTATTGCCATTGCTGGTAATCACGATTCGCCCGATCGCATTGAGTCTCCCGATCCTTTGGCGCGCGAATGCGGCATTGTTTTTATCGGATATCCCAATACGGTTATTCCACTCTTCGAATTGGAGTCGGGATTTAAGGTGCTGCAGTCGGCAGAGGGATTTGTTGAGCTGCAGCTGCCCCGATGCAACGAGCCTCTTCGAATACTGCATACCGCTTACGCCAATGAGTTTCGGATGAAGACATATCTTGGAACGGAAAACAACGAGCAGCAGCTGCGCGATATGCTAGCCACAAGATGGGAGAATCAGGTAGCTGGCTATTGCGATAGTCTGGGATGCAATATTCTTGTAAGCCATCTCTTTTTTATAAAGGAGGGGGCGGATTTACCCGAAGAACCAGAGGATGAAAAGCCAATCCTGCACGTTGGAGGTGCGCAAGCCATCTTTACAGGAAACGTTCCAGAAGGAGTTCATTACGTTGCTCTTGGGCATCTACATCGCAAGCAGATTGTTGATAGCGCTCCTTGTCCGATTGTGTACTCTGGTAGCCCATTGTCATACTCCTTTGCAGAAGCTAATCAAGGCAAGTACGTAATGATAGCTGACATGGAGGTTGGGCGAAACGTTGCTGTTAAGGAGATTGCGCTGGCTAAGGGTAAACGATTGCTTCGTTACAGGGCTGATGGTGTTGAAAAGGCTATTGAGTGGTTAAGAGATAATCCAGATGCACTTGTGGAACTTACGCTTGTATCCGACACCTACATTACGGCGCAGGAGCGAAAACAGCTAATCGAGGTTCATCCTAATATAATAAGTATAATACCCGATATAAAATCGAAGGAGTTGATAGCTTCGGACAGGAGTACGGCTGATCTTAGCAAGAATACCGAAGAGCTTTTTCGGGACTACTTTATGAAGGAGAAGGGGCAAGAGCCTAGCGACTCGTTGATGAGCTTATTTAAGGAAATGTTGGCAGAGGAGGAAGCGTAA